Proteins from one Nodularia sp. LEGE 06071 genomic window:
- a CDS encoding DUF4351 domain-containing protein: protein MTNVNERADFDSPWKEILEAYFPQAMQFFFPETAALIDWERPYQFLNKEFQQIAREAEQGKRYADQLVKVWQIGGQELWLLIHVEIQAQKEDNFSKRMFTYNFRIFDRFDQPAISLAILCDTNREWRPSNYSYNYPDTRLNFEFGSVKLLDYEDRWEELENSNNPFATVVMAHLKTQQTRSSPAERKIWKFRLIRRLYDIGLQEQDIRNLYRFIDWVMILPKALENQFWDEFKQFEQERTMRYVTTGERIGYERGKEEGKQEGEQAIILKLLKRRVGELSPEIQQRIQSLSGNQLETLGEALLDFTSMSDLLNWLQTN from the coding sequence ATGACCAACGTTAACGAGCGCGCCGATTTCGATAGCCCCTGGAAAGAAATTTTGGAAGCGTATTTTCCCCAAGCCATGCAATTCTTTTTCCCCGAAACAGCAGCATTAATTGACTGGGAACGTCCCTACCAATTTCTCAACAAAGAATTTCAACAAATCGCCCGTGAAGCCGAACAAGGTAAACGATATGCAGACCAATTAGTAAAAGTTTGGCAAATCGGAGGACAAGAACTGTGGTTATTAATTCATGTAGAAATTCAGGCGCAAAAAGAAGATAATTTTAGTAAGCGAATGTTTACTTATAACTTTCGCATCTTTGACCGCTTTGACCAACCAGCAATCAGCTTGGCCATTCTGTGCGACACCAACCGAGAATGGCGACCCAGCAACTACAGTTACAATTATCCCGACACCCGCTTAAACTTTGAATTTGGTAGCGTCAAACTTTTAGATTACGAAGACCGTTGGGAAGAGTTAGAAAATAGCAATAATCCCTTTGCGACAGTAGTCATGGCGCATTTGAAAACCCAACAGACGCGCTCATCACCCGCCGAACGCAAAATCTGGAAATTCCGCCTAATTCGCCGATTATACGACATAGGCTTACAAGAGCAAGATATTCGCAACCTCTATCGATTCATCGATTGGGTTATGATTTTACCAAAAGCATTAGAAAATCAATTCTGGGACGAATTTAAACAATTTGAGCAGGAGAGGACTATGAGATATGTCACCACAGGTGAGCGCATAGGCTACGAACGAGGAAAAGAAGAGGGAAAACAAGAAGGTGAACAGGCGATTATTTTAAAACTACTCAAAAGACGAGTAGGTGAACTATCTCCAGAAATACAACAGCGCATCCAATCACTTTCAGGAAATCAATTAGAAACCCTTGGCGAAGCTTTACTAGATTTCACAAGTATGTCAGATTTACTTAACTGGTTGCAAACAAATTAA
- a CDS encoding serine/threonine-protein kinase yields the protein MEYITWQTDQPIKNGRFIIQGTLGIGGFGITYKAKEPKTGKLYAIKTLNQRMQRKKDFAEQQEKFINEALIMGGFDHRHILKVNEVIQEGELWGIVMEYIDGVTLFEYVQKQGQLLETEALLYIDQIGQALEYIHQKGHLHRDIKPENILLRQNQQEAVLIDFGLTRSIATTSMSYSGTEGYRPIEQYSRKGNGSHTDVYALAATLYYLLTANGLKAEGEQQPVPAVNRKYDDEPLPEPRSYNSGISQRVNDAILQGMALEPEERTPTVLEFRKNLGLVVTSASEEGGLKSAVGMDYSQLRDLLAAGKWKEADAETLRVMLAVAKREEKGWLDTNSIDNFPCEDLRTIDQLWVKYSNGRFGFSVQKRIYQSLGGTRKYNSEIWRAFGDKVGWRKGGYWMYYKDITFDIKAPEAHLPMVKRCGVGECLVPWGSWEGSSLGFGVGTLLSRRDF from the coding sequence ATGGAATATATAACTTGGCAAACCGACCAACCAATAAAGAACGGTAGATTTATTATTCAGGGTACACTGGGTATCGGAGGTTTTGGCATTACCTACAAAGCCAAAGAACCCAAAACGGGGAAATTATACGCCATCAAAACCCTGAATCAGCGAATGCAACGCAAAAAAGACTTTGCCGAACAACAGGAAAAATTTATTAACGAAGCCTTAATTATGGGAGGCTTTGACCATCGCCATATACTCAAAGTTAATGAAGTCATCCAAGAAGGTGAACTTTGGGGCATTGTGATGGAATATATCGATGGCGTAACTTTATTTGAATATGTCCAGAAACAAGGACAATTATTAGAAACAGAAGCACTATTATATATAGACCAAATTGGACAGGCTTTAGAATATATTCATCAAAAAGGACACTTACACCGAGATATCAAACCGGAAAATATCCTGTTACGACAAAATCAACAAGAAGCGGTGTTAATTGACTTTGGTTTAACCCGGAGTATTGCTACAACAAGCATGAGTTATTCAGGTACAGAAGGTTATAGACCCATTGAACAATATAGCCGTAAAGGTAATGGTTCCCATACCGATGTTTACGCTTTAGCTGCAACATTATATTATCTGCTGACTGCGAACGGATTGAAAGCAGAGGGAGAACAACAGCCAGTACCTGCGGTAAATCGTAAGTATGATGATGAACCTTTACCAGAACCACGCAGTTATAATTCCGGTATTAGTCAGAGGGTGAATGATGCGATTTTACAGGGGATGGCTTTAGAACCGGAAGAACGTACCCCAACGGTGTTGGAGTTTCGGAAAAATTTGGGTTTGGTTGTCACCTCCGCAAGCGAGGAGGGGGGACTAAAATCAGCCGTAGGGATGGACTACAGTCAGCTGCGTGACTTACTCGCTGCTGGGAAGTGGAAAGAAGCAGATGCGGAAACACTGCGGGTAATGTTAGCGGTAGCGAAGCGGGAAGAAAAAGGTTGGTTAGATACAAATAGTATTGATAACTTTCCCTGTGAAGACCTCCGCACTATTGACCAGTTGTGGGTAAAATATAGTAATGGGCGATTTGGCTTTTCTGTCCAAAAGCGCATTTATCAAAGTTTGGGTGGAACCAGAAAGTACAACTCGGAAATCTGGAGAGCTTTTGGGGATAAAGTGGGATGGAGAAAAGGAGGATACTGGATGTACTACAAAGATATTACTTTTGATATCAAAGCACCAGAAGCCCACCTTCCGATGGTTAAGAGATGTGGTGTGGGGGAATGTTTGGTTCCGTGGGGTTCGTGGGAGGGCAGTAGTTTGGGTTTTGGAGTGGGTACTCTTCTCTCGCGTCGAGACTTTTAA
- the bchB gene encoding ferredoxin:protochlorophyllide reductase (ATP-dependent) subunit B has protein sequence MKLAYWMYAGPAHIGTLRVASSFKNVHAIMHAPLGDDYFNVMRSMLSREKNFTPVTTSVVDRNVLARGSQEKVVDNIVRKDGEEHPDLIVLTPTCTSSILQEDLHNFVERAQLEAKGDVMLADVNHYRFNELQAADRTLHQIVQYYIEKARKRGELPEGKTAKPSVNIIGNSTLGFHNNHDSTELKRLMADLGIEINTIIPEGASVHELKKLPQAWFNLLPYRELGLATATYLEEQFGTPYVDITPMGVVETARCIRKIQQVINAQGAEADYEAFINEQTMNVSQAVWFSRSIDCQNLTGKKAVVFGDNTHAAAMTKILSREMGIHVVWAGTYCKYDADWFREQVSEYCDEVLITDDHGEIGDAIARVEPSAIFGTQMERHVGKRLDIPCGVIASPIHVQNFPIGYKPFLGYEGTNQITDLIYNSFTLGMEDHLLEIFGGHDTKEVITKGISADSDLNWSKDGQAELNKIPGFVRGKVKRNTEKFARERGFKEINAEVLYAAKESVGA, from the coding sequence ATGAAATTAGCTTACTGGATGTATGCAGGGCCAGCCCACATCGGCACACTGCGAGTCGCGAGTTCATTTAAAAACGTCCATGCGATTATGCACGCCCCATTAGGCGATGACTACTTCAACGTCATGCGTTCCATGTTATCACGGGAGAAAAACTTCACCCCAGTCACCACCAGTGTAGTTGACCGCAACGTTTTAGCCAGGGGTTCTCAAGAAAAGGTGGTAGATAACATCGTCCGCAAAGATGGTGAAGAACACCCAGATTTAATTGTGTTAACTCCCACCTGCACATCTAGCATTCTCCAAGAAGACTTACACAACTTTGTGGAACGGGCGCAGCTAGAAGCCAAAGGTGATGTCATGTTAGCAGATGTCAACCACTACCGCTTTAACGAACTCCAAGCCGCAGACCGCACTCTGCATCAAATCGTCCAGTATTACATCGAAAAAGCCCGGAAACGGGGCGAATTACCAGAAGGCAAAACCGCAAAACCTTCTGTTAACATTATTGGTAACTCTACACTTGGTTTTCATAACAATCACGACAGCACCGAACTCAAGCGGCTGATGGCTGATTTGGGAATTGAAATCAATACAATCATTCCTGAAGGTGCTTCGGTTCATGAGTTGAAAAAATTACCCCAAGCTTGGTTTAACCTGTTACCTTACCGAGAACTGGGTTTAGCCACTGCGACTTACTTAGAAGAACAATTCGGTACACCTTATGTAGATATTACCCCAATGGGTGTAGTAGAAACTGCTAGATGTATCCGTAAAATTCAGCAGGTAATTAACGCCCAAGGCGCTGAAGCTGATTACGAAGCATTCATCAATGAACAAACCATGAATGTATCTCAAGCTGTGTGGTTCTCCCGTTCCATCGACTGTCAAAACTTGACTGGTAAAAAAGCCGTAGTCTTTGGTGACAATACCCACGCTGCGGCCATGACCAAAATTTTGTCCAGAGAAATGGGGATACACGTAGTTTGGGCGGGAACCTACTGTAAATATGATGCAGACTGGTTCCGCGAACAAGTGAGCGAATATTGCGACGAAGTGCTGATCACCGACGATCACGGAGAAATTGGAGATGCGATCGCCCGCGTCGAACCCTCAGCCATATTCGGGACACAAATGGAACGCCACGTAGGTAAACGCTTAGACATTCCTTGTGGAGTCATAGCTTCACCCATACACGTCCAGAACTTCCCCATAGGATACAAACCATTTTTAGGTTACGAAGGAACAAATCAGATCACAGACTTGATATACAACTCCTTCACCTTGGGAATGGAAGATCACCTCTTAGAAATCTTCGGTGGACACGACACCAAAGAAGTAATCACCAAAGGAATATCAGCCGACTCAGACCTCAACTGGTCGAAAGACGGACAAGCCGAACTCAACAAAATCCCCGGATTTGTGCGTGGTAAAGTCAAACGCAACACCGAGAAATTTGCCCGTGAGCGAGGCTTCAAAGAGATTAACGCCGAAGTGCTTTATGCAGCCAAAGAATCCGTAGGCGCTTAA
- a CDS encoding DevA family ABC transporter ATP-binding protein encodes MDADKFGSRQIKKQYIVKIENLNQYLGKKSLKFQILFDINLAIRPGEVVIMTGPSGSGKTTLLTLIGGLRSLQNGSLQFLGQELYGASNEQLVKVRRHIGYIFQAHNLLDFLTARQNVQMTLELHKNISPAEARRKAEAMLNAVKLGHRVDYYPSDLSGGQKQRVAIARALVSQPKLVLADEPTAALDSKSGRDVVNLMQQLAREQNCAILMVTHDNRILDIADRIIHMEDGRLIKEVVCV; translated from the coding sequence ATGGACGCAGATAAATTTGGCTCTCGACAGATTAAAAAACAATATATTGTCAAAATAGAGAATCTTAACCAATACTTGGGCAAAAAATCATTAAAATTCCAAATTTTGTTTGATATTAATCTTGCCATTAGACCCGGTGAAGTTGTTATTATGACAGGACCTTCCGGCTCCGGAAAAACAACTTTATTGACTTTAATTGGTGGCTTACGTTCTCTTCAAAATGGCAGTCTCCAATTTTTAGGACAAGAACTTTATGGAGCTAGCAATGAGCAATTAGTCAAAGTACGTCGTCATATTGGCTATATTTTTCAAGCTCACAACTTATTAGATTTTTTAACAGCCCGACAAAACGTCCAAATGACACTAGAGTTACACAAAAACATTTCCCCAGCAGAAGCACGCCGCAAAGCAGAAGCTATGCTCAATGCTGTAAAATTGGGACATCGAGTAGATTACTATCCATCGGATCTTTCAGGAGGACAAAAGCAACGGGTAGCGATCGCACGAGCTTTAGTCAGTCAACCCAAATTAGTTCTAGCCGATGAACCCACCGCCGCCTTAGACAGTAAATCGGGACGAGATGTAGTCAACCTGATGCAACAACTAGCCAGAGAACAGAATTGTGCCATCTTAATGGTGACACACGACAACCGCATCTTAGACATAGCAGACCGGATCATTCACATGGAAGACGGGCGATTAATTAAAGAAGTCGTCTGCGTCTAA
- the devC gene encoding ABC transporter permease DevC, whose amino-acid sequence MILNIPLAWLQLVKQKARFIVALAGIAFVSVLMFLQIGFQDALYASATQLHKNLDGNLFLISIQYQSLTSNQSFPRQRLYQLLGFEDVESVSPLYVQFAKLKNPQTGLKYPIYVLGFNPVQSIINLPNLQQNLHLIRLPNQVLFDGASRPEFGPLAKNFEQGKTVEAEIFSYIGLVGYKVKVGGLFSLGPSFGVDGNLIVSSSTFLRIFQERSVQDIDIGVIKLKPGANPEKVLANLATKLPQDVTLITREDFIKLEKDYWTLRTPIGFVFNFMVIMGFVVGVIVVYQILYSNISNHLAEYATLKAMGFKNKYLLSIVFQQAIILASLGYVPGFAISLGLYDIAKNATQLPVIMNLKRAIFVFSLAMIMCLVSGFLSTNKLRNVDPADIF is encoded by the coding sequence ATGATTCTCAACATACCTCTAGCTTGGCTACAATTAGTTAAACAAAAAGCTCGCTTTATTGTCGCCTTAGCTGGAATTGCTTTTGTATCTGTGCTGATGTTTCTGCAAATTGGTTTTCAGGATGCACTCTATGCAAGTGCTACACAGTTGCATAAAAATCTCGATGGAAACCTATTTTTAATTAGTATTCAATATCAATCCCTGACATCCAACCAAAGCTTTCCCCGTCAGCGTTTATACCAGCTTTTAGGATTTGAAGATGTAGAATCAGTTAGTCCTTTATATGTACAATTTGCTAAACTCAAGAATCCCCAAACTGGTTTGAAATACCCAATATATGTGTTAGGATTTAATCCAGTACAATCGATTATAAATCTACCAAATCTTCAGCAAAATCTCCACTTAATCCGACTTCCTAATCAGGTTTTATTTGATGGTGCATCTCGCCCAGAATTTGGACCCCTGGCTAAAAATTTTGAGCAGGGAAAAACTGTAGAAGCTGAAATATTTAGCTATATTGGCTTAGTTGGTTACAAAGTCAAAGTTGGCGGCTTATTTAGCTTAGGCCCTTCCTTTGGAGTCGATGGAAATTTAATAGTGAGCAGCTCAACTTTTCTAAGGATATTCCAAGAGCGTTCTGTACAAGATATAGATATAGGTGTAATTAAGCTCAAACCCGGTGCTAACCCTGAAAAAGTTTTAGCAAATTTAGCAACCAAGTTACCTCAAGATGTCACACTAATTACTCGTGAAGATTTTATCAAATTAGAAAAAGACTATTGGACTCTGAGAACACCAATAGGATTTGTGTTTAACTTCATGGTGATTATGGGCTTTGTTGTGGGTGTGATTGTTGTTTATCAAATTCTCTATAGCAACATTTCTAATCATTTAGCTGAATATGCCACACTCAAAGCTATGGGGTTTAAAAACAAATATCTTTTAAGCATTGTTTTCCAACAAGCTATAATTTTAGCATCTTTAGGTTATGTTCCAGGTTTTGCCATATCTTTAGGTTTATATGATATTGCCAAAAATGCGACTCAATTACCTGTAATCATGAATTTAAAAAGAGCAATATTTGTATTTTCCCTAGCCATGATTATGTGCTTAGTATCAGGATTTTTGTCTACAAATAAGCTGCGAAATGTAGACCCAGCCGATATTTTTTAA
- a CDS encoding ABC exporter membrane fusion protein, with amino-acid sequence MGPKERQLFTKPVSQWSIILAISLAVATGTISFYSFSRNRLTSTVEPAITPITSPRITGVAALGRLEPQGEVIRLSAANSQAGVRVAKLLVNKGDWVSQGQVVAILDSYETRLAALEKAQKQVLVAQASVNQVKAGAKAGDISAQKATIARLEAELRGEISAQSATIARLEAELRNAESENQRYQQLYAEGAVSASNSDSKQLRVDTVRQQLNEAQAALNRTIETLQKQLNEAQARLQSIAEVRPTDIQAAQTDVESAIASVRQAQADWDLSSVRSPIDGQVLKINTRPGEIISNAGIADLGRTQQMYVVAEVYETDIQKVRLGQSAIITSNAFSGELRGQVTDIGLQVSRQNIFDLNPQVNTDNKVVDVKIRIDNLPDNQPVTTLTDLQVQVLIDI; translated from the coding sequence ATGGGACCCAAAGAAAGGCAGTTATTCACAAAACCTGTAAGTCAGTGGTCAATAATTTTGGCAATTTCTCTAGCTGTAGCTACTGGGACAATTTCTTTCTACAGCTTTTCACGAAATCGTTTAACTTCTACAGTGGAACCTGCAATTACACCAATCACTTCTCCCAGGATTACGGGTGTTGCTGCTTTAGGACGTTTAGAGCCTCAAGGTGAAGTCATTCGTTTATCTGCGGCTAATTCCCAAGCTGGGGTGCGGGTGGCAAAACTTTTGGTTAATAAAGGCGATTGGGTGTCTCAAGGTCAAGTGGTGGCGATTCTGGACAGTTACGAAACTCGCCTTGCAGCTTTAGAAAAAGCCCAAAAGCAGGTTTTAGTGGCTCAAGCTAGTGTCAATCAGGTAAAAGCGGGAGCAAAAGCCGGAGACATCTCTGCACAAAAAGCCACAATTGCTCGTCTAGAAGCTGAGTTAAGAGGAGAAATTTCAGCCCAATCAGCGACGATTGCTCGTTTAGAAGCTGAGTTGCGTAATGCTGAGAGTGAAAATCAACGATATCAACAGTTATATGCAGAAGGTGCAGTTTCAGCTTCCAACTCAGATAGCAAGCAGTTACGAGTCGATACTGTGAGACAGCAGCTCAATGAAGCTCAAGCTGCGCTCAACCGGACTATAGAAACTCTCCAAAAGCAGTTAAACGAAGCTCAAGCCAGACTCCAGAGTATTGCGGAAGTCCGTCCTACTGATATTCAAGCAGCACAAACTGATGTTGAGAGTGCGATCGCCTCAGTCAGACAAGCCCAAGCCGACTGGGATTTAAGTTCAGTGCGATCGCCTATCGACGGCCAAGTGCTGAAAATTAACACTCGTCCAGGAGAAATTATTAGCAACGCCGGCATAGCTGACTTAGGGCGCACACAACAGATGTATGTAGTTGCAGAAGTCTATGAAACCGACATTCAAAAAGTGCGTCTAGGACAGTCAGCCATAATTACTAGCAATGCTTTTTCCGGAGAATTACGCGGACAAGTCACAGACATTGGTTTGCAAGTTAGTAGACAAAATATTTTTGACCTCAATCCACAAGTGAATACAGACAACAAAGTAGTTGATGTCAAAATCCGGATCGATAACCTACCTGATAACCAACCAGTTACAACTTTAACGGACTTACAAGTGCAGGTACTCATTGACATATAA